The sequence TAAATCTAGACCATGAATTCATCAAGGTAAAACAAAAGGGGAACAGGAGCTTTTTGCTAACCTCCTCTGTGCTCACTACTGTCTTAAGCACATTATACGTAGCATCTCACTCATCACCACAAAACACTGTAAGGTGGAGATTAGCATCCCCAATTTGTTGCAACTAAAATCTGGCAAAGCTAAGCTCCAAGCTCAGATCACTTCTTACTCAGATCACTGCTGTTCACTCAATGATATTTTCCAAGATTGGGGGTAGGGTGTGTGCTATGAATTGTTTGTAATGAGGCTGACCTTTATGAAAGTCATAACAATGTAGCCaggcaaaatttatattttaacttgtAAGTATTGCCAGGAAAGAGGCTCAAAACCCACTGAGAACAGGGAAATGGAAGAGGCACAAAGGAGGACAGAGAACACCCAGACCTTCTCTCCAACTTCTCATAGATATGAGGTTTCTGACCATGTGCCCTCAAAGGTCCCCTGAAGCCCTGAGTCCGCTATCTAATTGAACAAGATAATTTTTGGTTTCAGTCACTTCACTAAAGGtccagatttttttaatggaacaatCTTGTAAGGTTTCCCTCAATATATGACGTTCATTGTTCAGGTAAAGGACTCTCAAGCtctctgggacttgatccttgagATGCATGCAATTGATTTCTACAAACTCCATTTCCTTCTAGCATCATGAAAACCAGATCTTCCAATATGGACccatctgtatttatttaataaaaagtacaggggcacctgggtggctcagttgatttagTATCTTTCTTGGGCTCTGGCTGTGATCCTAGGGGTGGAGAGCCTCTTCCCTCTCTGACTGACACTCCCCCTGCTTCTGGCctctatgtaaaataaattaatataactttttaaaaatggtgagaaAGCTAGACTTGAGACAATACGCTTCCTACACTAATATTCTTTCAGCAAATTCTTATTGAGAATCTAATTTTTGGCAGATAGTGTACTAGCAGTTGCATTATATTAGTAAACACAATCAGAAGAGGACactatattttataagattttatttttttgtttgagagagagaaagcatgaaacGGGAGGGGCAAGATTGgagtgagaggagagaagagggagaggagaagcggTATCTGGTTTCACAGGCCATGTGTAATGGCCATATGTCAGTTTTTGGCTTCTGGTCATTTGGGTTGCCTTTCCACATTTATGGTCTTCTGTGTGTCTTGGGCTAGTTGGAGCCTGTCTCCCATCTTACAAGCTGAATACATCTGAAATTCAGTTTCTTGTCTTCACTGCGGCTATGGTTAGCTTGCAAGGTGGAGTCACGCAGTCTACATTCTGAATTAGCTCTAGTGACATGAAAAAGCAAGAACAAGCCGtctctgttgttttttaaaaataaactttatttttttagatcagTTTTAGGCGTATAGAAACTGAGAACACCCTGAGTGTTCATATGACACTTTCCCTTATTACTGACatcttacattattattattgtatttgttacaATTAAGGAAATCAacattgagggcagcccaggtggctcaatggtttggtaccgccttcagtccagggcctgatcctggagacccgggatggagtcccacatctggctccctccatggagcctgcttctccctctgcctgtgtccctgcctctctctctctctctgtgtcactctcatgaataaatgaattaaatcttaaagaaaaaaaagaaaatcaacattgATATCccatgattttaagatttatttatttatttatttatttatttatttgagaggcagcaGGGGGAAGTGCCTAGGGGGAAGTGCCTAGGGGGAAGTGGAACCCCAAATGGGGAATAATCCCACCACCTGAACAtattgaaatcatgacctgggctgaatcCAAGAGTCAAACACCCAAGTGACTTAGCCACCAAGCCCCCTACTGATACAGTATTAACCAAAATTCATActtcatttggatttctttctttcctttaaagagttgatgtattcatttgagagagacagcaggagtgtgggggggaggggtagagggagaagcagactcccccctgagcagggaggcccacatggggcttggtcccagaccccgagataatgacctgagccaaaggcagacgcttaactgacagggccactcaggtgtccccaatcttttttttttttcttctcttttcccttatatCCCTTTTCTGATCCAGGATCCCACACAGGATGCCATATTACATTTACTGGGCATCTCTCCTTAAgatcctcttggctgtgacaggtTCTCAGACTTGTGTTTTGCTGACCATTCTAGATTTAAAGAGTACTGGTCACATATTTTATAGGAAGCCGACCTATTAGATTTGTCTGGTGTTCTCATGATTCGACTGAGTTTATGGGTTTAGGAGAGGGAGGTCACAAAGATAAAGTATTATCTCCATCACATCATCTCGAGGGCACATACTACCCACGTGATCACTATTGCTGTTCTCCTGGATCACCTGACTGACCTAGTGTTGGTCAGCACacaatttcctttgtctttttctttcagggGCAGAGGAAGCACCAACAGCCCAATTTCCAGCCTCAGTGAAGCAGCAGCTCCAGCAGCGGAGCCTGGGCTGATGGTGTTGGCAGAGCGACGTGCGCCATCTAGTGCTGAGTGGTAGCGACGTTGTCATCACACCCATTCTATCTGATTTTGGCCTGTGGTTTTGGCTGCAGGACCAGAATTAccattctttcaatatttttccttttaacttaaaTCACTCATAGTGGGTCTTTCCTACTTGCAATCTAGAACCCTTatctacatattattttattattattttggggtgtatataggaaatattttctttagaagcTTTCTGGCAGATTATTTCTTGTCTCCCTCCATAGCAAGAGAGATAACATGtgttgagggttttgttttggtttgttttgagaGAGGTCATAGATTTTATTAGTAGTGTGAAAAAGTCCCAACACCATCTATTTTGATGGAATGAATGGGAGCATAATTCTCTCAGCATTTTGGTTATCCCTGCTGTATAATAAAACCATCTCAGAACTTAGTGCCTGAAAACTGTACccattttattttgctcaggATTCTGTGGTTTCAGAATTTGGAGTGGGGATGGCAACTATTGGTAAtagcaatattaaaaatatgaccaTGGTGTGGATGGCTGAGTTCATTGGAAGAATGAAGATCAAGGAATTCTGTGAATGCAGaatcattgaatatttttttatgtgaaaattagaaaacctAAGATCTATAACAGGAGTAGTGTGTTGGGGAAGTGACAGTGACCTACGGGGTTAAATCTTCAACGAAAAGGGGAAAATGACCAAGGaatctaaaattttttataaagttcacAATTCAACTTTCTCAGCCataccttctttcttctttcttcttcatggcCAGACTTCTCTAAGTTAATGTCCAAATTTTCAGtttacatttccttatttttcttcctgttgctTAAACAGTATCATTTAGATCATCATGGGCAGCCTAATCAGCATTTTCACCTATTAGTGTTTTGTCCTTGTCTATAACACAAGTAGCACATGCTGCTTATATCAAAGTTTTCTCTGATCTTCACACCCCAGATTAGAATTTGTCTATTGTGGTCCAGCtccagtaaatttaaaaatagtaacaaatgcaaaaatgtgtATTGAAACACATAATGTGTCAGCTATTGCTCGGGGTATATTGGATACAATTAGAGTCAGatgagacaaaatgaaaaagagctCATAacggttttttttaataaattaattttttattggtgttcaatttaccaacatacaggataacacccagttctcgtcccatcaagtgtccccctcagtgcccgtcacccactcaccaccacccccccgccctcctccccttccaccacccctagttcctttcccagagttaggagtctttatgttctttatccctttctgatatttcccacacatttcttctcccttcccttatattcccattcactattatttatattccccaaatgagtgaaaacatacactgtttgtctttctccaattgacttacttcactcagcataataccctccagttccatccacgttgaagcaaatggtgggtatttgtcatttctaatggctgagtaatattccattgtatacagagaccacatcttctgtatccattcatctttcgatggacaccgaggctccttccacagtttggctattgtggacattgctgctataaacatcggggtgcaggtgtcccggtgtttcattgcacctgtatctttggggtaaatccccaacagtgcaattgctgggtcgtagggcaggtctatttttaactctttgaggaacctccacacagttttccagagtggctgcaccagttcacattcccaccaacagtgtaagagggttcccttttctccacatcctctccaacatttgtggtttcctgccttgttaattttccccattctcactggtgtgaggtggtatctcattgtggttttgatttgtatttccctgatggcaagtgatgcagagcattttctcatatgcatgttggccatgtctatgtcttcgtctgtgagatttctgttcatgtcttttgcccatttcatgattggattgtttgtttctttggtgttgagcttaataagttctttatagatcttggaaactagccctttatctgatacgtcatttgcaaatatcttctcccattctgtaggttgtctttgagttttgttgactgtatcctttgctgtgcaaaagtttcttatcttgatcaactcccaatagttcatttttgcttttgtttcttttgccttcatgtatgtatcttgcgagaagttactgtggccaagttcaaaaagggtgttgcctgtgttctcctctaggattttgatggaatcttgtctcacatttagatctttcatccattttgagtttatctttgtgtatggtgcaagagagtggtctagtttcattcttctgcatgtggatgtccaattttcccagcaccatttattgaagagactgtctttcttccaatgaatagtctttcctcctttatcgaatattagttgaccataaagttcaggatccacttctgggttctctattctgttccattgatctatgtgtctgttcttgtgccagtatcacactgtcttgatgaccacagttttgtagtacaacctgaaatctggcattgtgatgcccccagctatggttttcttttttaaaattcccctggctattcggggtcttttctgattccatacaaatcttcaaataatttgttctaactctctgaagaaaatccatggtattttgatagggattgccttaaacgtgtaaattgccctgggtaacatggacattttcacaatattaattctgccaatccatgagcatggaatatttttccatctctttgtgtcttcctcaatttctttcagaaatgttctatagttttgagggtatagatcctttacctctttggttaggtttattcctaggtatcttatgctttttggtgcaattgtaaatgggattgactcctttatttctctttcttcagtctcaatgttagtgtatagaaatgccattgatttctgggcattgattttgtattctgccacgctaccaaaatgctgtatgagttctagcaatcttggggtggaggcttttgggttttctatgtagagtatcatgtcatcggcgaagagggagagtttgacttcaattaacaaaatcatgaatgagaaaggagagatcactaccaacagcaaggaaatacaaacgattttaaaaacatattatgaacagctatacgccaataaattaggcaatctagaagaaatggacgcattcctggaaagccacaaactaccaaaactggaacaggaagaaatagaaaacctgaacaggccaataaccagggaggaaattgaagcagtcatcaaaaacctcccaagacacaagtgtccagggccagatggcttcccagaggaattctatcaaacgtttaaagaagaaatcatacctatactactaaagctgtttggaaagatagaaagagatggagtacttccaaattcgttctatgaggccagcatcaccttaattccaaaaccagacaaagaccccaccaaaaaggagaattatagaccaatatccctgatgaacatggatgcaaaaattctcatcaagatactagccaataggatccaacagcacattaagaaaattggggatccctgggtggcgcagcggtttggtgcctgcctttggcccagggcacgatcctggagacccgggatcgaatcccacgtcgggctcccggtgcatggagcctgcttctccctctgcctgtgtctctgcctctctctctctctctctctctgtgactatcatgaataaataaataaaatcattaaaaaaaaacgaaaattattcaccatgaccaagtaggatttatccccgggtcaccaggctggttcaatactcgtaaaacaatcaatgtgattcatcatatcagcaagagaaaaaccaagaaccatatgatcctctcattagatgcagagaaagcatttgacaaaatacagcatccattcctgatcaaaactcttcagggtgtagggatagagggaactttcctcgacatcttaaaagcgatctacgaaaagcccacagcaaatatcattctcaatggggaagcactggtagcctttcccctaagatcaggaacaagacaggggtgtccactctctccactgctattcaacatagtactggaagtcctagcctcagcaatcagacaacaaaaagacattaaaggcattcaaattggcaaagaagaactcATAAcggtttttaaataaatacatggatgcatgaatgaaagaaagaagaaatttagcTACTAGATATTACTTCACTGGGGAGGTCTACTACAGTAGAGTCAGTAGTTCCTGACTCCTGACATCTGTTGTTCCTGGACTCATATCCATGGTAAGTGTAGAAAAAATTAACAGTTACATTAATTCCATCTAAACATGTGACTGATTAAAAGCTTGGGGAAAATAAGCAGGTGGCTGTCAGGCAGATTGCTTGTACTAAGCATTCATCAAACCTAAAGTGAAATGCAGAAGGACCATGCTAAAGAAGTTGAGTTACACTAAGATGTGGTTCTAGGCATCTAAGCCCATGGAGGGGTCAGCCTCAGGTTTGCAAATTCCAATTTCCAAAACcctaaattttcttttgcttttggaaGAGGGGATTCAATGGATAAAATGAGCTCATTCAAAGGAGGATGACCAGAATGAATACAGGGTGCCTGAGCATGTTAGATATAGGAACTTTAAAGAAACAAGTGAGTGGTTGGCTGTGAGAATTGAATTTGGGCCAATACAGAAACTGACTTCAGAGGGTCATGgaataggaaaatgaaattttcctaTAGGACTAAAGGACTCAAACTAGAGAACGTGAGTTCAAGATACAGGAACATTGATTTTGACTTACCGTAGGAAGatctttgtaaaagcaaaaaagtatcgatagttgacccttgaacaatgcagatttggactgcatgggtccacttatacatttttttatacagtacagtactgtgaatgtattttctcctatgatcttctttataacattttcttttctctagcttactttattgtatgaatacagtatataatacacatacaaaatatgtgttaatcgactgCTCATTTTATTGGTAAGGTTTCCAGTGAACAATgctattagcagttaagttttAGGGGATTCAAAAGTTGTTACATGGATTTTCCAATATGCAGTGGTTGGCACATGTTGTTTGATTATCAGCTGTATAAATGAAAAGGGATGATCCAAGATAGTAGAGAggtatataatcttttttttttgagaggtatATAATCTTAAGCAAATGCTGGATAATCACTCAATAGAAATATTATGGACTGGTTTAAGCCTCAGAACTTTGTTTCAGTTAAATGTTAAATATCCTTTTTACCCTATAGTTTGTGTTTGCATGAAATTTGGGatatcaagataaaaaaatttgttgtttttgaagttttcagGAGAAAATATCATGAACTGGGAAGTATTTTGCCCTTGGTGGCATTTTACAAGATGAAATGCTTTGAGTCATGAATGATCCCATATTAAAGACTCTTCCAGATATATTGGTTGTTTCTATCAGAGCCTAATCCTAGATTTGTATGAGTGGGACATCTAAACCGGAAATGTCTTTGGTGTTAGAATCATGTATGCCAGTCATATTAGATGTTTATCAAAATAATTCAGTTTAAGCCTTAGATTCAGTTGTATCATGTTGAAAAAATATCCACATTAGCGGAATTAACCCACAAATTCCAAAATAGCACTTGtgttttataatcaggaaaacataaactttttatccttttatttctctcctctgtgtTCTAGCTCAGTGTGCATATTCATGGTTTTTAGAACATGTCTTCACTTTTATGCTTCTTGAATTAATTCATAACTGTCTACTAAAATCCTGTACCTCTTATAAGAATGTTACCAGAGTAACATagtggctcaccagttgagcatctgattctttttttttttaaggttttatttatttattcatgagaggcagagagacagagaggcagatacacaggcagagggagaagcaggctccatgcagggagcctgatgtgggactcgatcccaggactccaggatcactccctgggccaaaggcagacgctaaaccactgagccacccagggatcccaagcatctgattcttgattttggttcaggtcgtgatttcagtgtcatgagatggagccttcAATCAGCTCGATGCtagggatggagcctgcttaaacattctctttctctctccctcttcgccTTGTGCTACCTGTTCATCCACACTctccatttaattaattaattaaataggGCCTCCTCAGTGACTCAATCGGTTCAAcagctgacttcagctcagatcatgatctcaggatcttgggatggtACCCCTCCTGGGCTATCCACtgagcagggtgtctgcttgtccctctccccctcctacTGCCAATCCACCAGCTCCTACTCTCGTTCTCTCTCAAAAACTAATACTAAACTAAgctaaacaaatataaaagtcaaACCCTAGATCACCGCTGTTGAGAAAAGGACTTTCTTCCAGCTAGTTTTCTGAAAGCCCCTTTAACATCCTTGTTTCTCAGGCTATAAATTATGGGGTTCAACATTGGAGTCACCACTGTATAGAACACAGAGATCATTTTATCCTGCTCTTTTGTGGTCTTGGAGTTTGGCCGCATGTAGGCGAATATGCCTGAGCCATAGAACAGGACAACAACAATGAGATGGGAGCCACAGGTAGAGAAAGCCTtgagcctcccctccccagactGCATCTGGATCACAGTGGAGATAATATTCCAGTAGGAGACCAGAATCAGGCAGACAGGAGCTAAGAGGATGACCACGCCCATTGCAAAGATGGCCATTTCTGTGCTGTAGGTATCTGCTGAAGCCAGCTTCAGGAGGGCAGGAGGTTCACAAAAGTAGTGATTAATAATCTTCTGTCCTTGATAGGGTAGTTGAAAAGTAAAGGTGGTATCCACCAGAGACACGAGTGCTCCACTGGCCCAGGATCCAATGGCCAACTGGAGACACACCTGCTGGGTCATGATGCTAGAGTAGTGCAGGGGCTTGCAGACAGCCACGTACCGGTCATAAGACATCACTGCCAGCAGTGCACACTCTGTACACCCAGCCAGAAGGAAGACAACTATTTGTGCCATACACCCAAGAAAAGAAATCGTTTTCCTTTTTACCAGGAAATGGACCAACACCTGAGGGACGATGCTAGTAGAGAAACAGAGATCTGCGAAAGAGAGGTTTCTAAGAAAAAAGTACATGGGAGTGTGAAGTCGAGAGTCCATGAAGATGAGAATGATGATGAGCAGGTTCCCAAGCACAGTCAAAAGataaatgaggagaaaaagaacaaacagcagGATCTGGGTCTGCAAGTCCTGTGAAAGGCCCAGGAAAATAAACTCAGCCACAGAGGTTTGGTTTTCCTCTCCCATTGAGATTTATGCCTGTTTACCTGTTTgcacaaataaaaagaacaacCTTTTGGTTTGTAACATCAAGTCTTGTAGAAGAGTCTTATTTAAAGCTCATATTATAACCAAATTGGATATTTCTAGCTTTTTGCTACCCAAGTCATTCTAattaatactaaatattaattCTGATTGCTTGGTTGTAATTTCAacccatttcaatttttttccaaatatcctCTTCCCAGTGCCATTTATCTATATTATGACATCGTTAAAGCCTTCCTGGCTAGTTCTCATATGAGGATTTGGGATTTGAATGGATTTTCTTAAATGGCTATACACATATTCCTACAAAATTACTGTTTACTGTTGGCACTATTGCCATGTACAATCCTGCACCACTAACTATTCAAAATACTACACATTTAATTATAACATATGCTTGAAAATGTGAAACAGCTTTCAGGCATCAAACTTAatttgacttcttaaaaaaaacagcaatttttTCTTGGCTTAGAAATAGAAGCTTGGGCAGCCcaaatggctcagcggtttagtgctgcctcagcccagggtgtgattctggggacccgggatcgagtcccatgtcaggcttcctgcatggagcctgcttctccctctgccagtgtctctgcttctctctctgtgtgtgtctctcatgaataaaaaaataaaatcttaaaaaaaagaaatagaggcttATCACTTAATATACCAAGTATTGTTCTTTTtggattaaagaataaaatgctaaaagtaaaagtaaaaaaccaGGAAAAACAAGTCAAAATTCTTGTGATATCTGGACAGGATCAGACTGACACAAAAGccaagagaccatgaggaaaacaTGCAGAAGTTATAACATAAAATGAAAGGCTTTTGTGCGATAataatatcatgaataaatttaagttGAACTACATACTgacaaaaatacttaaagatgTCAGATCAGAGGTAATGTCTTTAATACACTAAGATTACATATAAAACACCATGAAAATTGTTGAGTCCAAAAAATAATGAGCTAAGAACATGAACAGACTACTTACAAAGATGAAATGCAGGaagaaggggaactgagtggaaaatattagaaagggagacaaaacatgagagactcctaattctggaaaacaaagggGTGCttaaggggaggtggatggggggatggggtagttggatgatgggcactgaggagggcacttgatgggatgaccactgggtgttacagcgtatgttggcaaattgaatttaaattaaaaaacaacaacaaaaaaagatgcaATACAATTAGTTACTAAATATAAGAATACTTGATATTATTACAAGTAATTAAGTACAACAATGAAGGATACATTTTTCACCTTGGAAATTAGCTAAGATTTTAACAGAACAACCACATCACAAAATAGTaacttggattttatttaaaacttaacaCATGACAAGCATGAAGGGTTTTAAAAGTACATTGTCTCAATGACATTATAAGGTAGACGTTATTAATCtgtttgcagatgaaaaaactgaggcatagaaaagTTTAGCTACTTTCCCCAAATTACACAATTAATAAACAGCAGGATTCATTAAGTGTAAAGTGAAGTTTTACAAAAAAGACTTTTGTGTACAATGCAAGAGGGTAGGAAAAGTAGTCCAATCtgtctggaaaataattttgtcaaatatactaaaaactttaaatatttgtatacctTGACCGACTTCTCAATAGGGGGGGAgggaaagatttcctttttacTGGTCTTTTCTTCCCCATGAAGAAGAATCTGATTTGTGACATTCTAGGATGTTGCTTGGTCCCTATTTACTACTGGCTAGGGTTACTGTGCTTTAAAAGGTCATGCATGTTCTATTTCCTCACTTCTTCATGGAACTGGACTAATAAATTGGAACAAGTCCCACTAAACTGTAAGAAAGGTTGAAGATTTTGAAAGACTTTAGACCAAGTGCCCCAACCCAGGCTTATCAGAGTTCTGAACTAGAGTGACATTCGGGACTAGCACAACTAATAAAAAGCAGtctgttatttttcatatttcttgtttcttttgtagGACTCTAAGGAGAGGAATGACCAGGACTAGAATATTAGGAGTTTTTGAGTCCCTAGGCCTAATATCATATAATATCCTCAAATATTATGCCAATTTCTAAATCCAATTCTAGGAatctattcaaaataaataaactccagaaaaatattcacaagaaaatatgtttatcttGTTACATAATAATGGTTAAAAATGGACAGATACACAAATGGAATATAataaagaactcagaaataaCCCTTACAAGGTTGGGTTTCTGTGACAAGGATGCCAAGGAtacacaatgaggaaaagacggtctctccaataaatagtgttgggaaaactggatatccacatgcaaaacaatggAATTAGGCCCTTatctcacatcatatacaaaaatcaacccATCCTTAAAAGGATGTAAGATATGACACCATATAACTAAAGCATATGTTTACATATGTTTGGGGGTATTGGAGTAAAGAAATGGGTCCAAGCTGAAgcgaccatcaacttaatataggcCTCTTTATGCAGAAGATgctatttacaaatgaaatgg is a genomic window of Canis lupus familiaris isolate Mischka breed German Shepherd chromosome 21, alternate assembly UU_Cfam_GSD_1.0, whole genome shotgun sequence containing:
- the OR2D3D gene encoding olfactory receptor family 2 subfamily D member 3D (The RefSeq protein has 1 substitution compared to this genomic sequence); the protein is MGEENQTSVAEFIFLGLSQDLQTQILLFVLFLLIYLLTVLGNLLIIILIFMDSRLHTPMYFFLRNLSFADLCFSTSIVPQVLVHFLVKRKTISLLGCMAQIVVFLLAGCTECALLAVMSYDRYVAVCKPLHYSSIMTQQVCLQLAIGSWASGALVSLVDTTFTFQLPYQGQKIINHYFCEPPALLKLASADTYSTEMAIFAMGVVILLAPVCLILVSYWNIISTVIQMQSGEGRLKAFSTCGSHLIVVVLFYGSGIFAYMRPNSKTTKEQDKMISVFYTVVTPMLNPIIYSLRNKDVKGAFRKLAGRKSFSQQR